In the genome of Acidobacteriota bacterium, one region contains:
- the cdaA gene encoding diadenylate cyclase CdaA, with product MSRSEELLRFLEQLRITDLIDFVIVWAIIYGLLKLVRGTRAVQMAVGLLGVGLLYQLSVLLGLETLQFVMRNTLLYFGFAILVIFAPEIRSALMRVGSNLGPFRFGHSKASHEAYDDIVLAAMTLSSRKVGALIVLERNVGLQNYIDTGVALAAVLSYDLLVTIFDEHTPLHDGAVIIRNYRVEAASCFLPLTLNPRLSKELGTRHRAAIGVTEDTDAAAIVVSEETGVISFVQNGEITRYLNSTSLRDLIRNALEPQRRLVEAVRPARRARRKAELPADTSREQVSETYIK from the coding sequence ATGAGCCGTTCCGAAGAGCTACTCAGATTTCTAGAGCAACTTCGAATCACCGATCTGATTGACTTCGTCATTGTCTGGGCGATCATCTACGGACTGCTCAAACTTGTGCGCGGCACCCGGGCCGTGCAAATGGCTGTCGGTCTACTCGGAGTAGGTCTGCTTTACCAGCTTTCTGTACTACTGGGGCTCGAAACGCTCCAATTCGTCATGCGGAATACGTTGCTGTACTTCGGATTTGCGATATTGGTGATCTTCGCACCTGAGATACGTTCGGCGTTGATGCGAGTAGGATCGAACCTGGGCCCGTTCCGGTTCGGGCACTCAAAGGCGAGCCACGAAGCCTACGATGACATAGTGCTTGCCGCGATGACGCTCTCGTCTAGAAAAGTAGGCGCCCTGATCGTGCTCGAGCGAAACGTTGGGCTGCAGAACTATATTGACACCGGCGTGGCGCTTGCGGCTGTGCTTTCGTACGACCTGCTGGTGACGATCTTCGATGAGCACACTCCGCTGCACGACGGCGCAGTCATCATTCGCAACTACCGAGTCGAAGCTGCTAGCTGCTTTCTTCCGCTCACGCTCAATCCCAGGTTGTCTAAGGAGCTGGGCACGCGCCATCGAGCAGCCATAGGCGTCACTGAAGACACCGACGCGGCCGCCATAGTGGTGAGCGAGGAGACCGGCGTCATCTCATTCGTTCAGAACGGCGAGATCACTCGCTACCTCAACAGCACTTCACTTCGCGATTTGATTCGCAACGCGCTGGAACCCCAGCGGCGGCTTGTTGAAGCCGTTCGTCCTGCCCGCCGCGCGCGCCGCAAGGCTGAATTGCCGGCCGATACCTCACGAGAGCAAGTCAGCGAGACCTATATCAAGTAA
- a CDS encoding APC family permease, with protein MAERSQSNGLEMATSTNPQEPNQKISEVSSEAVQAADGDPQLIRGVGLASATRLNMIDMIGVGPFITIPLIVAAMGGPQAMLGWIFGALLVMCDGLVWAELGAAMPRSGGSYRYLKEIYNPAKLGRMISFLFIWQLTFSAPLSIASGCIGLSQYAAFIWPGLNKTFFAKTAQIQIPVIGALDLSVAMTAGTLVAMGTVAVAVFLLYRKITIIGRLAGFLWVGVLVTVLWVIVAGVSNFDKARAFDYPPNAFTPSLAFFQGLGAAMLVAVYDYWGYYNVCFFGGEVKDPGRVIPRAIIYSIVAVAAIYIVMNISILGVIPWQELNETAKPENEAVRSHIISTLMELLYGHWAGVLASLLIMWTAFASVFSLMLGYSRVPYAAAVDGNYFKSFARVHPKHRFPYVSLLVMGGVAAAACLLKLKDVITALVVIRIMVQFLAQIVGVIVLRVRRPDMPRPFRMWLYPIPSVLAFLGFVYVLVMRPKSMQPIWLALMLVMIGSAIYLVRSRRRREWPFDEPGAVANTGAE; from the coding sequence ATGGCAGAGCGATCGCAGTCGAACGGACTCGAAATGGCCACCAGCACCAACCCGCAAGAACCAAATCAAAAAATCTCTGAAGTGAGTTCCGAAGCTGTTCAAGCCGCGGACGGTGATCCTCAATTGATTCGCGGCGTCGGCCTTGCAAGCGCTACCAGGCTGAACATGATCGACATGATCGGCGTCGGTCCGTTCATTACCATACCGCTGATCGTCGCGGCGATGGGTGGACCTCAAGCGATGCTCGGGTGGATATTCGGCGCGCTGCTGGTCATGTGCGACGGCTTGGTTTGGGCGGAGCTTGGAGCCGCGATGCCACGCTCGGGCGGATCGTATCGCTATCTGAAAGAGATCTACAACCCTGCCAAGCTTGGCCGGATGATCTCGTTTTTGTTCATCTGGCAACTCACATTCAGCGCGCCGCTTTCGATCGCTTCAGGCTGCATAGGCTTATCGCAATACGCCGCATTCATCTGGCCGGGCCTGAACAAGACCTTCTTCGCGAAGACCGCCCAAATCCAGATTCCAGTGATCGGCGCGCTTGACCTGAGCGTGGCAATGACCGCCGGAACGTTGGTGGCGATGGGCACCGTCGCAGTAGCGGTGTTTCTGCTTTATCGCAAGATCACGATCATCGGCCGTCTCGCAGGGTTCTTGTGGGTAGGCGTGCTGGTGACAGTGTTGTGGGTGATCGTTGCGGGCGTCTCGAACTTCGACAAAGCGCGCGCCTTCGACTATCCGCCGAACGCTTTCACTCCGTCCCTCGCTTTCTTCCAAGGTCTGGGCGCGGCAATGCTGGTGGCGGTTTACGACTACTGGGGCTACTACAACGTCTGCTTCTTTGGCGGCGAGGTGAAAGACCCGGGCCGCGTGATTCCTCGCGCGATCATCTACTCGATAGTCGCGGTGGCGGCGATCTATATCGTGATGAACATCAGCATCCTGGGCGTGATCCCGTGGCAGGAGCTGAACGAAACAGCCAAGCCCGAGAACGAAGCCGTGCGCAGCCACATCATTTCCACGCTGATGGAGCTATTGTACGGCCACTGGGCCGGTGTGCTGGCGAGCCTGCTGATCATGTGGACGGCGTTCGCATCGGTCTTCTCGCTCATGCTTGGGTATTCGCGCGTACCCTACGCTGCGGCAGTGGACGGCAATTACTTCAAGTCGTTCGCGCGAGTTCATCCGAAGCACAGGTTTCCATACGTCTCGCTTCTTGTGATGGGAGGAGTTGCGGCGGCGGCTTGTCTGCTTAAGCTCAAAGACGTGATCACCGCGCTGGTGGTGATAAGGATCATGGTTCAGTTTCTCGCCCAGATAGTCGGCGTGATCGTACTCCGCGTAAGGCGGCCCGATATGCCGCGCCCATTTCGAATGTGGCTGTATCCGATCCCGTCAGTGCTTGCCTTCCTCGGGTTTGTTTATGTACTGGTGATGCGGCCGAAGTCGATGCAGCCGATCTGGCTTGCGCTTATGCTGGTGATGATTGGTTCCGCGATCTATCTGGTGAGGTCGAGGCGGCGGCGCGAGTGGCCGTTCGACGAGCCCGGGGCCGTCGCCAATACGGGCGCCGAATAA